A single Glycine soja cultivar W05 chromosome 14, ASM419377v2, whole genome shotgun sequence DNA region contains:
- the LOC114383895 gene encoding uncharacterized protein LOC114383895 → MLVCLATTRIFGTHCICHWSSSRPFKDTGDGGLARPYHNSVLTGIFGFDRILLQVIQGYASIVAPLTSLLQKDNFHWGVEAQTAFDNLKQAMTQAPVLALSDFSTPFMLETNALCLAMGVVLMQYGHPLAFFNKAFCPCLQRSSTFILTIPNFTFHDALHRHFLTNDSFQEKVQQVTLEPNSHPDFKIHNGSLFFQNKIWLNTENLFLSSLMEEFHSTPLGGHLGFAKTLHRLQANIYWPNMRKDMRQFVRKCSTCQQVKYEPKRPAGLLPPLPILSSPWKELSLDFIIGLPPSQGYTTILVVVDRFTKGAHFGALASHYTTHKVAFLFQDMVGITTFEDTYRKPHPSISTYLLSSSNVEVVDHLLSIRQDLWASLTTRLQKMQLAMKTQANSKQRDVSYKVGDWAMGKIVQLAENVKEKQPMLYNVEEGHRSEPL, encoded by the exons ATGCTCGTTTGCCTAGCAACAACTCGAATTTTTGGGACACATTGTATATGCCATTGGAGTAGCTCTAGACCCTTCAAAGATACAGGCGATGGTGGCTTGGCCCGTCCCTACCACAACTCAGTCCTTACGGGGATTTTTGGGTTTGATCGGATTTTATTGCAAGTTATTCAAGGATATGCTTCCATAGTAGCGCCATTGACGTCCCTGCTTCAGAAGGATAATTTCCATTGGGGAGTTGAGGCTCAAACTGCTTTTGATAACCTCAAACAAGCTATGACACAAGCCCCAGTACTAGCCTTGTCGGACTTCTCTACACCCTTCATGCTAGAAACAAATGCTTTATGTCTAGCCATGGGTGTTGTTCTTATGCAATATGGCCACCCACTAGCCTTTTTCAACAAAGCTTTCTGCCCTTGCTTACAACGTTCTTCTACATTCATTCTCACAATACCTAATTTCACCTTCCATGATGCATTGCACAGACATTTCCTCACCAATGATTCATTCCAGGAAAAGGTTCAACAGGTCACCTTGGAACCGAATTCACATCCCGATTTCAAGATTCACAATGGGTCATTATTCTTCCAAAACAAGATATGGCTTAACACAGAGAACCTATTTCTTTCATCGTTGATGGAGGAGTTTCATTCAACCCCTCTTGGTGGCCACCTAGGTTTCGCCAAAACCCTTCATCGTCTTCAAGCAAACATCTATTGGCCCAACATGCGCAAGGACATGAGGCAATTTGTTCGCAAATGTTCTACTTGCCAACAAGTTAAGTATGAACCCAAGCGGCCTGCAGGTTTACTCCCACCACTACCAATACTATCCTCTCCTTGGAAGGAGCTATCACTAGACTTCATCATTGGTCTTCCTCCTTCGCAGGGCTACACTACCATTCTTGTAGTAGTTGACCGTTTCACGAAGGGAGCTCACTTTGGGGCCCTAGCTTCACACTACACAACTCATAAAGTAGCTTTTCTTTTCCAAGATATGGTCG GCATTACTACCTTCGAAGACACTTATAGGAAGCCCCATCCTTCTATTTCCACTTATTTGCTAAGCTCATCTAATGTGGAAGTAGTCGATCACCTTCTCTCTATAAGACAGGATCTTTGGGCTTCTTTGACCACTCGTCTTCAAAAAATGCAACTCGCCATGAAGACTCAGGCAAACAGTAAACAACGTGATGTATCATACAAGGTTGGTGACTGG